Proteins co-encoded in one Schistocerca cancellata isolate TAMUIC-IGC-003103 chromosome 5, iqSchCanc2.1, whole genome shotgun sequence genomic window:
- the LOC126187572 gene encoding uncharacterized protein LOC126187572 isoform X2: MAKLLMVIATVAWFATTSNAQFGGGKRPLDPGFSKPVKDPNYDRPASVGDPGFTRPVKDPEYNRPASIGDPGFTRPVKDPEYNRPASIGDPGFTRPVKDPEYNRPASVGDPGFTRPIKDPEYNRPASVGDPGFTRPGNVNSGLLRPIGQ; the protein is encoded by the exons ATGGTTATAGCGACGGTGGCATGGTTTGCCACCACCTCAAACGCACAGTTTGGAGGAGGTAAACGACCTCTAGACCCCGGATTTAGCAAGCCTGTCAAAGATCCAAACTATGACAGaccagccagtgtaggagatccagGTTTCACCAGGCCTGTCAAGGACCCAGAATACAACAGACCAGCCAGTATTGGGGACCCAG GCTTCACCAGGCCTGTCAAGGACCCAGAATACAACAGACCAGCCAGTATTGGGGACCCAGGTTTCACCAGGCCTGTCAAGGATCCAGAATACAACAGACCAGCCAGTGTAGGGGACCCAGGCTTCACCAGGCCAATCAAGGACCCAGAATACAACAGaccagccagtgtaggagaccCAGGTTTCACCAGACCTGGAAATGTAAACTCTGGACTCTTGCGACCAATTGGTCAATGA
- the LOC126187572 gene encoding uncharacterized protein LOC126187572 isoform X1: MAKLLMVIATVAWFATTSNAQFGGGKRPLDPGFSKPVKDPNYDRPASVGDPGFTRPVKDPEYNRPASIGDPGFTRPVKDPNYDRPASVGDPGFTRPVKDPEYNRPASIGDPGFTRPVKDPEYNRPASVGDPGFTRPIKDPEYNRPASVGDPGFTRPGNVNSGLLRPIGQ, from the coding sequence ATGGTTATAGCGACGGTGGCATGGTTTGCCACCACCTCAAACGCACAGTTTGGAGGAGGTAAACGACCTCTAGACCCCGGATTTAGCAAGCCTGTCAAAGATCCAAACTATGACAGaccagccagtgtaggagatccagGTTTCACCAGGCCTGTCAAGGACCCAGAATACAACAGACCAGCCAGTATTGGGGACCCAGGTTTCACCAGGCCTGTCAAAGATCCAAACTATGACAGaccagccagtgtaggagatccagGCTTCACCAGGCCTGTCAAGGACCCAGAATACAACAGACCAGCCAGTATTGGGGACCCAGGTTTCACCAGGCCTGTCAAGGATCCAGAATACAACAGACCAGCCAGTGTAGGGGACCCAGGCTTCACCAGGCCAATCAAGGACCCAGAATACAACAGaccagccagtgtaggagaccCAGGTTTCACCAGACCTGGAAATGTAAACTCTGGACTCTTGCGACCAATTGGTCAATGA